A genomic window from Glycine max cultivar Williams 82 chromosome 17, Glycine_max_v4.0, whole genome shotgun sequence includes:
- the LOC100798431 gene encoding protein BIG GRAIN 1-like B → MPIMYNLEKPQRDDKQFLTPSFSSTLLDQIYRSIDEGERKNGETKFYRHTTMSSSKRHNRSDSKSMDAGDRKIVGGAKNNNRKHLHRDEDVMFFSSTSISSTDSSSLGFSSSDTESISRASCFAPQVGRGGGGSASFRSEKQGMRIFDSFCRTSSHRSSEHAHSQFCITSRRHLSVSEDHKQIRHGHRQVTACDEEEEALMIKSKSRALKIYNNLKKVKQPISPGGRVTSFLNSLFANTKKTTTTTTSTSSRTCGEVNTPSSSSSCYYSSTCSSASSFSRSCLSKTMSSERDRLRNGVKRTVRFYPVSVIVGEDSRPCGHKRLCEEKEASREFLREYNNRHNPKIKSNDKLVLKDLSLRTTNVDVDDNDDDDDASSYASSDLFELDHLAVFGSDRYSEELPVYETTHVSTNRAIANGLIV, encoded by the coding sequence ATGCCAATCATGTACAATTTAGAGAAGCCACAGAGAGATGATAAACAGTTTCTAACTCCCTCTTTCTCTTCCACTCTCCTCGACCAAATTTATCGTTCCATCGACGAGGGTGAAAGAAAAAACGGCGAAACAAAGTTCTACAGACACACTACTATGAGCAGTAGCAAGAGACACAACAGAAGCGATTCGAAATCCATGGACGCTGGAGACAGAAAAATTGTCGGCGGCGCGAAAAACAACAACAGAAAACATCTGCACCGCGACGAGGATGTCATGTTCTTCAGCTCCACTTCGATTTCCTCCACAGATTCCTCCAGCCTTGGATTCTCCTCCTCCGACACCGAATCCATCTCACGCGCCTCGTGTTTCGCGCCACAGGTGGGGCGCGGAGGAGGAGGAAGCGCTTCATTCCGTTCCGAGAAACAGGGAATGCGCATCTTCGACAGTTTCTGTCGAACCTCCTCCCATAGATCGTCGGAACACGCGCATTCCCAATTCTGCATCACAAGCCGTCGTCATCTGTCCGTGTCAGAAGATCATAAACAAATCAGACACGGACACAGACAGGTGACGGCTTGTGACGAAGAAGAAGAGGCCTTAATGATCAAATCCAAGTCGAGGGCCTTAAAGATTTACAACAACCTTAAAAAAGTGAAACAACCTATTTCCCCTGGCGGCAGGGTCACGAGTTTCCTCAACTCGCTCTTCGCCAACACGAAGAAAACCACCACCACTACTACTTCTACAAGTTCCCGCACGTGCGGCGAAGTGAatactccttcttcttcttcttcatgttATTATTCTTCCACGTGTTCCTCTGCTTCTTCGTTTTCACGTTCTTGCTTGAGCAAGACCATGTCTTCCGAAAGGGACAGGTTGCGCAATGGGGTGAAGAGAACGGTGCGTTTCTACCCAGTGAGTGTGATCGTGGGTGAAGATAGCAGACCCTGTGGGCACAAACGCTTGTGCGAAGAGAAAGAAGCTTCTAGAGAGTTCTTAAGAGAGTACAATAACCGACACAACCCCAAGATTAAGAGCAATGATAAATTGGTCTTGAAGGACTTGTCTTTAAGGACTACTAacgttgatgttgatgataacGATGACGACGATGATGCATCGAGTTATGCGAGCTCGGATCTCTTCGAGCTTGATCATTTGGCTGTGTTTGGAAGTGATAGGTATAGTGAGGAGCTTCCGGTGTATGAAACTACTCATGTTAGTACTAACCGCGCCATTGCCAATGGCCTCATAGTATAA